One window from the genome of Rariglobus hedericola encodes:
- the mreC gene encoding rod shape-determining protein MreC yields the protein MLPPRFDQAKPFLTLGIVLLAWLLIPTALKRVARTSFFELQAPFETTASYVRDLQDFWSLKTRPKNDLIEAGRDLARLNAAYEVRLQQDSALRNELERLERILKLPTPSGYRAEPARVVKREFSSWWQQLVIRKGSNHGITVGSPVIYAGGVVGRVREVFTYTSVVELISSPGVRIAATAEGDIRPISYQGAVNPSYGPAVGSVEYVPLDVFVTASSPRKLVTSGLGGVFPPNLTVGYITRVEPSSDGLFKSGDVRLDPELSSLNEVTVLVPEVLPPR from the coding sequence GTGCTCCCCCCGCGTTTCGACCAAGCCAAACCGTTTCTCACCCTCGGCATCGTATTGCTCGCGTGGTTGTTGATACCCACCGCGCTTAAACGTGTCGCCCGCACCAGTTTTTTCGAACTGCAGGCTCCCTTCGAAACAACCGCGTCCTACGTCCGTGATTTGCAGGATTTCTGGTCGCTCAAAACCCGCCCGAAAAACGACTTGATCGAGGCAGGCCGCGATCTCGCCCGCCTGAACGCCGCATACGAGGTGCGCCTCCAGCAAGATTCCGCGCTGCGCAACGAACTCGAACGCCTTGAGCGTATTCTCAAGCTTCCCACGCCGTCCGGCTACCGCGCCGAACCCGCCCGCGTGGTGAAACGCGAATTTTCCTCGTGGTGGCAGCAACTCGTCATTCGCAAGGGCAGCAACCACGGCATCACCGTCGGTTCGCCGGTGATTTATGCCGGCGGCGTGGTCGGCCGGGTGCGCGAGGTGTTCACCTATACCTCCGTCGTTGAATTAATCAGCAGCCCAGGCGTGCGCATTGCCGCCACCGCCGAGGGCGACATCCGCCCGATCAGCTATCAGGGCGCCGTGAACCCGTCCTACGGCCCCGCCGTCGGCTCCGTCGAATACGTGCCGCTCGATGTTTTCGTCACCGCCTCCAGCCCGCGCAAACTCGTCACTTCGGGCCTCGGTGGCGTTTTCCCTCCCAATCTCACGGTCGGCTACATCACCCGCGTGGAACCCAGCTCCGACGGACTCTTCAAATCCGGTGACGTGCGTCTCGATCCCGAGCTCTCCTCGCTCAACGAGGTAACCGTGCTCGTGCCGGAAGTCCTGCCCCCGCGTTGA
- a CDS encoding peptidoglycan D,D-transpeptidase FtsI family protein: protein MPDLGSERGSLVETHKGYNPRVIVFYLFITALLLILISGLAYQQLIRSDSFHESERKQNQRRVLVPGPRGNIYDRDGRPLVANRPRFAVNLYLGELRKEFRTEYIRIRKAYREADDKNLPTSTQMERIARFTVVKRYLDQINRTLGREEKLDSDDLEKHFRQQLLLPYLLVDDLEPGEYARLIEQLPVTSPLQVYASSIRDYPSGSIAAQTLGYVTANDAIEAAEDFPGAELTTFKMKGTLGREGLESRFDSLLQGETGGAIYRVDPAGYRINPPLSKRQPVHGHNLRTSIDADFQTAAEKAMADTELAGAAAAIDIRTGEVLVLASKPDYNLKDFIPRLGYAAARDITERGAWLNRATHGLYPPGSSFKILTAIAGLRAQTTDPEVLINCPGFYQVGGRRFPCHDGHAHGEINLATAIEKSCNVYFYKVGLDMGVEALAAEAKRHGFDKPTGIEISETRGMLIPDPAWKKERRDERWFPGDTANMAIGQGDVLVTPLQMAAFTASIARDELTTTPTLLHEENRLSQHSARSGLTSAQYAALVAGMEACTVTGTSKVLQAPFMKIPGLRIAGKTGTAQKQTAKGTINFAWFICFAPIENPQIAIAVVIEGDTPGEETAGGRYAVPIARAILKKWDDKQKAPPSAFKNFAPSNPASVAPAP from the coding sequence ATGCCCGATCTTGGTTCTGAACGCGGCAGTCTGGTCGAAACACACAAGGGCTATAACCCGCGGGTGATCGTCTTTTATCTGTTTATCACCGCCTTGCTGCTCATCTTGATCAGCGGACTCGCCTACCAGCAGCTCATCCGCAGCGACAGCTTCCACGAAAGCGAGCGCAAGCAGAACCAGCGCCGCGTCCTCGTCCCCGGCCCGCGGGGCAATATCTACGACCGCGACGGGCGTCCCTTGGTGGCCAACCGTCCGCGCTTCGCCGTCAACCTCTACCTCGGCGAGCTGCGTAAGGAATTTCGCACCGAGTATATCCGCATTCGCAAAGCGTATCGCGAAGCCGACGACAAAAACCTCCCCACGTCCACGCAGATGGAACGCATCGCCCGTTTCACCGTCGTCAAACGCTACCTCGATCAAATCAACCGCACACTCGGTCGCGAAGAAAAACTCGATTCCGACGACCTCGAAAAACACTTCCGCCAGCAGCTCCTCCTGCCCTACCTCCTGGTCGATGATCTCGAACCCGGCGAATACGCGCGGCTCATCGAACAACTTCCGGTTACTTCGCCGCTCCAGGTTTACGCGTCCAGCATTCGTGATTATCCGTCCGGTTCCATCGCCGCGCAAACACTCGGCTACGTCACCGCCAACGACGCCATCGAAGCCGCCGAGGATTTCCCCGGAGCCGAGCTCACCACCTTCAAGATGAAGGGCACGTTGGGTCGCGAAGGTCTCGAATCGCGTTTCGATTCACTGCTGCAAGGCGAGACCGGCGGCGCCATCTACCGCGTCGATCCCGCCGGCTACCGCATCAACCCGCCGCTCTCCAAACGCCAGCCCGTCCACGGACACAATCTGCGCACGTCCATTGACGCCGATTTCCAGACCGCCGCCGAAAAAGCCATGGCCGATACCGAGCTCGCCGGTGCCGCCGCCGCCATCGATATCCGCACGGGCGAGGTGCTCGTCCTCGCCAGCAAGCCCGACTACAACCTCAAGGACTTCATTCCGCGCCTCGGTTATGCCGCCGCCCGCGACATCACCGAGCGCGGAGCCTGGCTCAACCGAGCGACCCACGGCCTCTACCCGCCTGGGTCTTCGTTCAAGATTCTCACCGCCATCGCCGGTCTGCGCGCGCAAACCACTGATCCCGAAGTGCTGATCAACTGTCCCGGCTTCTACCAAGTCGGCGGCCGCCGTTTCCCCTGCCACGACGGCCACGCCCACGGCGAGATCAACCTTGCGACCGCCATCGAGAAAAGCTGCAACGTTTACTTCTACAAAGTCGGCCTCGACATGGGCGTCGAGGCGCTCGCCGCCGAAGCGAAGCGCCACGGTTTTGACAAACCCACCGGTATCGAAATTTCGGAGACACGCGGCATGTTGATCCCCGACCCCGCGTGGAAAAAGGAACGTCGCGACGAACGCTGGTTCCCCGGCGACACCGCCAACATGGCGATCGGCCAGGGCGACGTGCTGGTCACCCCGTTGCAGATGGCCGCCTTCACCGCATCGATCGCCCGCGATGAACTCACCACCACGCCCACGCTGCTCCACGAGGAAAATCGTCTCTCCCAACACTCCGCCCGCAGCGGCCTGACCTCCGCGCAATACGCCGCACTCGTTGCCGGAATGGAAGCGTGCACCGTCACCGGCACTTCTAAAGTCCTCCAGGCCCCGTTCATGAAAATCCCCGGCCTGCGCATCGCAGGCAAGACCGGCACCGCGCAAAAACAGACTGCCAAGGGCACCATTAATTTCGCCTGGTTCATCTGCTTTGCCCCCATCGAAAACCCACAGATTGCCATCGCCGTGGTCATCGAGGGTGACACGCCTGGCGAAGAAACCGCCGGTGGTCGTTACGCCGTGCCCATCGCCCGAGCCATTCTCAAAAAGTGGGACGACAAACAAAAGGCCCCGCCGTCCGCCTTTAAAAACTTCGCTCCCAGCAATCCGGCATCCGTTGCGCCCGCGCCCTGA
- a CDS encoding rod shape-determining protein: MASNLFGYFSNDIGIDLGTANTLVYVKDKGIILREPSVVALDTVTRKVRAVGEEAKKMLGRTPGNITAIRPMKDGVIADFDVTEEMLRYFIRKVHNNSLRVAPRVVIAIPSGITEVEKRAVKDSATHAGARDVITIPEPMAAAIGVGLPIDEPAANMIVDIGGGTTEIAIISLSGIVFSKSIRVAGDELDSSIVNYMKRAYNLLIGERTAEEIKVRIGSAYPLDEELTMEVKGRDSVAGLPKTIHITSQEIREALNDPISAIVDAVRSTLERCPPELSADLVDRGFVMAGGGALIRGIDRLLSDKTGLPVIIADDPLSAVANGTGAVLNDLNWVLQNV, from the coding sequence ATGGCATCGAATTTATTTGGCTACTTCTCCAACGACATCGGTATCGACCTAGGCACCGCCAACACCCTCGTTTACGTGAAGGACAAGGGCATCATCCTGCGTGAGCCCAGCGTCGTCGCTCTCGATACGGTGACCCGCAAAGTCCGCGCGGTCGGCGAAGAAGCCAAAAAGATGCTCGGGCGCACCCCCGGCAACATCACCGCCATCCGTCCGATGAAAGACGGCGTCATCGCCGACTTCGACGTCACGGAGGAGATGCTGCGCTATTTCATCCGCAAGGTGCACAATAACTCCCTGCGCGTCGCACCCCGCGTCGTCATCGCAATTCCCTCCGGCATCACCGAGGTCGAAAAACGCGCCGTCAAAGACTCCGCCACCCATGCCGGCGCACGCGACGTCATCACCATTCCCGAGCCCATGGCAGCCGCGATCGGCGTAGGCCTTCCGATCGACGAACCGGCCGCCAACATGATCGTCGACATCGGCGGCGGCACCACCGAGATCGCCATCATCTCCCTCTCCGGTATTGTATTCTCCAAATCGATACGCGTCGCCGGCGACGAGCTCGACAGCTCCATCGTCAACTACATGAAGCGCGCCTACAATCTCCTCATCGGTGAACGCACCGCCGAGGAAATCAAGGTCCGCATCGGTTCCGCCTATCCGCTCGACGAAGAGCTCACCATGGAGGTCAAGGGCCGCGATTCCGTCGCCGGCCTTCCCAAGACCATCCACATCACCTCCCAGGAAATCCGCGAGGCGCTCAACGACCCGATCTCGGCCATCGTGGACGCCGTGCGCTCCACGCTCGAGCGCTGCCCGCCCGAACTTTCCGCCGACTTGGTGGATCGCGGTTTTGTCATGGCCGGCGGCGGTGCCCTTATCCGCGGCATCGACCGTCTCCTCAGCGACAAGACCGGCCTGCCGGTGATCATCGCCGACGACCCCCTTTCCGCCGTCGCCAATGGCACGGGTGCCGTCTTGAACGACCTCAACTGGGTGCTTCAGAACGTCTGA